A stretch of the Carcharodon carcharias isolate sCarCar2 chromosome 28, sCarCar2.pri, whole genome shotgun sequence genome encodes the following:
- the zfand4 gene encoding AN1-type zinc finger protein 4 isoform X3 — protein MNTVYMTTVPMEDPSRDMAEYMETSRDDIWDKIPSNKQVTFLVYREGDQLNFFRVVDRGDGTLTPLSESLSGGSVFNLYADDEDESEESPSGQQILENSITMNKMKLLKAKMENMNLSKKPKKIAKVKPRPPVAPRPTSSSITAARHRLFRVLPHNGQSLNHSLCLPPVGDPTLSYRNVLSPNFASGVSLAPSSSNSFLLKDEENADLTPLLQSAIPTPGMVLRGEMRNSRQQNMLPPLISQDFREAPTICTDFVTDCVAGGSRLKSPITEASLPEEKRVPDDAASVLALSVDADRAEEASLLSEIGLNTSLYEQTKVEAKPSERDAVEPSAIRPVFPNMLGYIPMESEKSSLAELIPKKEKVMSPTRYPEPVSHSSLIALPTQRPPKTFDINSLRPPASQQLLHSAQDSGGFPSVSLSKAGRFRGLKVDSPGKKADIILKTEVTEMANKAEKEPVGCPKDIGMLASLARSTSRDSVQSNCGTSRQRTSGIVLPAGVQNFHEEIFRSIPSPDRVSNTFVSPLGLCATCRPTTIGRRIGTPTHHFPPVKAVTQSKKKNAKHCFLCGKKTGLATSYECRCGNNFCATHRYAETHECTYDYKTAGRRYLQETNPVVSAPKLPKI, from the exons TTCCAATGGAAGATCCCAGTAGGGATATGGCTGAATACATGGAAACCAGTCGGGATGACATCTGGGATAAGATCCCTTCCAACAAGCAAGTCACCTTTCTAGTATATCGTGAAGGGGACCAATTGAATTTCTTTCGAGTTGTAGATCGAGGGGATGGCACTTTAACACCACTCTCCGAGTCCTTGAG TGGAGGTTCAGTGTTCAACCTCTATGCAGATGATGAAGATGAATCTGAGGAATCTCCATCTGGGCAGCAGATACTTGAGAATTCAATTACTATGAACAAAATGAAGCTGCTGAAAGCAAAGATGGAAAATATGAATCTTAGTAAAAAG CCCAAGAAGATTGCCAAGGTGAAACCAAGGCCTCCAGTGGCACCCAGACCTACCAGCAGTTCGATCACCGCAGCTCGTCACCGCCTCTTCCGGGTTCTCCCTCACAATGGGCAGTCTCTCAATCACTCGCTGTGTCTACCTCCCGTTGGTGATCCAACGCTTTCGTACCGTAATGTACTGAGCCCCAATTTTGCTTCAGGCGTTAGCCTAGCTCCGTCGTCTTCTAACAGCTTCCTGTTGAAGGATGAAGAAAACGCCGACTTGACCCCTTTGCTCCAGAGTGCAATCCCGACGCCGGGCATGGTTCTGCGGGGAGAAATGAGAAACTCGCGGCAACAGAACATGCTTCCGCCACTTATTTCTCAGGACTTCAGGGAAGCTCCGACTATTTGCACAGATTTTGTAACAGATTGCGTGGCAGGTGGCTCACGGTTAAAATCCCCCATTACAGAAGCGAGCCTCCCAGAAGAGAAAAGGGTACCTGACGATGCTGCAAGTGTCCTTGCCTTGTCTGTAGACGCTGATCGAGCAGAAGAGGCCAGCCTACTGAGTGAAATCGGACTTAACACTTCTCTATATGAACAGACCAAGGTAGAGGCTAAGCCTTCAGAAAGGGATGCTGTGGAACCAAGTGCTATCAGACCAGTTTTTCCAAACATGCTGGGGTATATTCCAATGGAGTCTGAAAAATCTAGTCTTGCTGAGTTGATTCCGAAGAAGGAAAAGGTTATGTCGCCGACCCGCTATCCCGAACCAGTCTCTCATAGTTCTTTAATTGCCCTCCCAACTCAAAGACCCCCAAAGACCTTTGACATAAATAGCCTGAGACCTCCTGCCTCACAACAGTTATTGCACTCAGCTCAGGACAGTGGTGGTTTCCCCAGTGTTTCACTGTCAAAGGCGGGCAGGTTTCGAGGACTCAAAGTAGATTCCCCCGGGAAGAAAGCGGATATAATTTTGAAAACTGAGGTGACTGAGATGGCAAACAAAGCAGAAAAGGAGCCTGTGGGCTGTCCGAAAGACATTGGAATGCTTGCTTCGCTGGCACGGAGCACATCTAGGGATAGCGTACAGAGTAACTGTGGGACAAGCAGACAGCGGACATCTGGAATTGTACTACCTGCTGGTGTTCAAAATTTTCATGAAGAGATTTTTAGAAGCATTCCTTCACCGGATCGGGTTTCAAATACATTTGTT TCTCCCCTTGGACTTTGTGCGACCTGCAGACCCACTACAATAGGAAGACGAATAG GCACCCCTACACATCATTTCCCACCAGTAAAGGCTGTAACCCAATCAAAAAAGAAAAATGCCAAGCACTGCTTTCTTTGTGGGAAGAAAACTGGATTGGCTACCAGCTATGAGTGCAG GTGTGGAAACAACTTCTGTGCAACACATCGCTATGCCGAGACTCATGAATGCACATATGACTACAAGACAGCAGGAAGGAGATACTTGCAGGAGACCAACCCTGTTGTTAGTGCACCAAAGCTTCCGAAAATTTGA